The Crocinitomicaceae bacterium genome includes a region encoding these proteins:
- a CDS encoding DMT family transporter, producing the protein MYKGILYLLAATFTFSLVNFCIKLLSDPNWIIPHAQQYPVYELVFLRSVISLSICLSIVKMRNLPLLGNNKKWLLIRGIFGSTGLFLFFMTLQELPLAIATTVQYLSPVFTIVMAIFMLKEKVKPIQWLFFAISFAGVIVLGLDKNSSGNIEPIWLLVGVISAFFSGVAYNAIMKCRNTDAPITVVMYFPLVATPVTLIWCLVEGFVIPQGIEWLIILAIGILTQIAQVCMTRAFNAESASTVAPLKYIGAIYALLMGYFFFGETVGIYSGFGIVLIITGVIINTWFKKRKSALIN; encoded by the coding sequence ATGTACAAGGGAATACTATATCTGCTTGCTGCCACGTTCACCTTTTCATTGGTTAATTTTTGCATTAAACTTTTGAGTGACCCTAATTGGATTATTCCGCATGCACAGCAGTACCCAGTTTACGAATTGGTTTTTCTCAGGTCTGTAATTTCTCTTTCTATCTGTCTCTCCATTGTTAAAATGAGAAATTTGCCTCTGCTTGGCAATAATAAAAAATGGTTATTGATCAGAGGAATTTTTGGTTCAACCGGTTTGTTTTTATTCTTTATGACACTGCAGGAACTGCCTTTGGCAATTGCAACCACGGTACAATATTTATCTCCGGTATTTACCATTGTGATGGCAATTTTCATGTTGAAAGAAAAGGTTAAACCTATTCAGTGGTTATTTTTTGCTATATCATTTGCCGGAGTAATTGTTCTAGGGCTTGACAAAAACTCATCCGGTAATATTGAACCAATTTGGTTACTTGTTGGAGTTATTTCAGCCTTTTTTTCAGGTGTTGCATACAATGCAATTATGAAATGTAGAAATACAGATGCACCTATTACTGTGGTTATGTATTTTCCGTTAGTAGCAACTCCGGTTACGTTGATTTGGTGCTTGGTTGAAGGGTTTGTGATTCCTCAAGGAATTGAATGGTTGATTATTTTGGCCATTGGAATACTAACGCAAATTGCCCAAGTATGTATGACTCGCGCGTTCAATGCTGAAAGTGCCTCAACGGTTGCTCCGCTGAAGTATATTGGTGCAATTTATGCTCTGCTGATGGGGTATTTTTTCTTTGGTGAAACCGTAGGAATTTATTCTGGTTTTGGAATTGTACTCATCATCACCGGAGTGATAATCAACACTTGGTTTAAAAAAAGAAAATCTGCTTTAATCAACTAA
- a CDS encoding class I SAM-dependent methyltransferase encodes MQLLKPLHWKDYELIDSGNFEKLERFGEYTLIRPEPQAIWKKNLSDAEWLKQAHAKFVRDSSKSRQRTGDQDGWKFLRKTKDFWWINYQYGNISFKLKLHFTSFGHIGVFPEQANNWDFISDTIGSWKSPGNVLNLFAYTGGASLAAKAAGAEVTHVDAVKNMINWGRDNEQQSNLSGIKWVVEDALKFVTREVRRGKKYNGIILDPPAYGRGPAGEKWVLEEGLNDLMQQCSSLLESKQSFVVLNLYSMGLSSVVSANLANSFFKPENLEHGEFYLDSKSGQKLPLGTFMRFSQNG; translated from the coding sequence ATGCAATTGCTCAAGCCTCTTCATTGGAAGGATTACGAATTAATTGATTCAGGTAATTTTGAAAAACTAGAACGGTTTGGAGAATATACCTTGATCAGACCGGAACCACAGGCAATTTGGAAAAAAAATCTTTCAGATGCTGAATGGTTAAAACAAGCCCATGCCAAATTTGTTAGAGACTCAAGCAAATCAAGACAACGCACCGGAGATCAGGATGGATGGAAATTTCTCAGAAAAACAAAAGATTTCTGGTGGATCAATTATCAATATGGCAACATATCATTTAAACTCAAATTGCATTTTACATCATTTGGGCATATTGGTGTTTTTCCAGAACAAGCTAACAACTGGGATTTTATTTCAGATACAATTGGAAGCTGGAAAAGCCCCGGAAACGTTCTGAATTTATTTGCTTATACAGGTGGTGCATCACTTGCCGCAAAGGCTGCAGGCGCTGAAGTAACCCATGTTGATGCAGTTAAAAATATGATTAATTGGGGACGCGACAATGAACAACAAAGTAATTTGAGTGGAATAAAATGGGTAGTAGAAGATGCGTTGAAATTTGTTACTCGAGAAGTGAGAAGAGGAAAAAAATATAACGGAATTATTCTTGACCCTCCTGCCTATGGCAGAGGCCCTGCCGGAGAAAAATGGGTACTTGAAGAAGGACTGAATGATCTAATGCAGCAGTGTAGCTCATTGCTTGAATCAAAGCAAAGTTTTGTTGTGCTTAATTTGTATTCTATGGGACTATCATCTGTTGTTTCTGCAAATCTGGCTAACAGTTTTTTCAAACCTGAGAATTTAGAACATGGTGAATTTTATCTGGATAGCAAATCTGGACAAAAGCTACCGCTTGGAACTTTTATGCGATTCAGCCAGAACGGTTAA
- a CDS encoding RluA family pseudouridine synthase, with translation MKYIVKNKSSLIEFLKIHYAGASNTTLKNFFKSGRIYLNGNVVTNPTLDLKPGDEVLVQKEGEKKQINLPFELVYEDDAMLVVVKQPGILTSGEGITKKPTLHWLVNTWIQQKTRGKQAAFVVHRLDKEVGGLVLFAKSQNIVDTLQNNWKKYTKKYLAISRFAPPETEGTIDTWLKERNLKMFVEMKESPGAVHAITHYKWLRFEKKNSVFEVTLDTGKKNQIRVHLAHIGCPIIGDEKYGDDSKGMVRLFSWSIEILHPVSGKKMQWTKQPEPKFFKF, from the coding sequence GTGAAGTATATTGTCAAAAATAAATCAAGCCTCATTGAATTTCTGAAAATTCATTACGCCGGGGCATCCAATACTACGCTTAAAAATTTTTTCAAGTCAGGACGCATTTATCTGAATGGAAATGTAGTGACAAATCCTACCCTTGACTTGAAGCCCGGTGACGAAGTACTGGTGCAAAAAGAAGGAGAAAAAAAACAAATCAATTTACCCTTTGAGTTGGTATATGAAGATGATGCAATGCTTGTTGTTGTAAAGCAGCCCGGAATTCTAACTTCAGGAGAAGGCATTACAAAAAAACCAACCTTGCATTGGCTGGTTAACACTTGGATTCAACAAAAAACAAGAGGAAAACAAGCAGCTTTTGTTGTACATAGATTGGATAAAGAAGTAGGTGGATTAGTTTTATTTGCCAAATCGCAAAATATTGTTGACACCTTACAAAACAATTGGAAAAAGTACACGAAAAAATATTTGGCCATTTCTCGGTTTGCACCACCTGAAACTGAAGGCACCATTGATACCTGGCTTAAGGAAAGAAATCTAAAAATGTTTGTTGAGATGAAAGAATCTCCGGGTGCTGTGCATGCAATAACTCATTATAAATGGCTGCGATTTGAGAAAAAAAATTCTGTCTTTGAAGTGACCTTAGATACCGGTAAAAAAAATCAAATCAGAGTGCATCTGGCACATATTGGATGTCCTATCATTGGTGATGAAAAGTATGGTGATGATTCAAAAGGGATGGTGCGACTTTTTTCATGGTCTATTGAAATTCTGCATCCTGTGAGTGGAAAAAAAATGCAGTGGACCAAACAGCCGGAACCAAAATTTTTTAAGTTCTAA
- a CDS encoding aminoacyl-tRNA hydrolase has protein sequence MNTQLRYPSEAYLSECHFETSRSRGKGGQAVNKIESRVTLVFNLAESRLFDTNEKERIAKGMKTYVSDEVIRISSEKSRSQLQNKNLVSEKFIELLAKSLIVKKKRIATKVSAGVKQQRRKSKQLKSEKKGLRKKPEW, from the coding sequence ATGAATACACAACTGCGATATCCGTCAGAGGCTTATCTTTCAGAATGCCATTTTGAAACCTCCAGAAGCAGAGGCAAAGGAGGACAGGCTGTAAATAAAATAGAATCAAGGGTAACGCTGGTATTTAATCTTGCAGAATCACGACTGTTTGACACCAATGAAAAAGAGCGCATCGCTAAAGGAATGAAAACTTACGTTTCAGATGAGGTGATCAGAATTTCATCTGAAAAATCGCGTTCACAATTACAAAATAAAAATCTGGTTTCAGAAAAGTTTATTGAACTACTTGCAAAATCATTGATTGTAAAAAAGAAGCGGATAGCCACTAAAGTATCTGCCGGCGTTAAACAGCAAAGGCGAAAATCAAAGCAACTGAAATCAGAAAAAAAAGGGCTGAGAAAAAAACCTGAATGGTAA
- a CDS encoding patatin-like phospholipase family protein, with protein sequence MKKIGLLLVFTFVVIQLSAQRVGLVLSGGGATGFAHIGVIKALEENEIPIDFITGTSAGALVGGLYAAGYTPAQMEAIVLSETFQLMSSGQIEEKFKYYIEQPEPDAELMSFRFAKDSVFQKSLPTNLLNPTYLDLELLRLLGNIPAPALETFDSLFIPFRCNASDIVTKKSVLFKRGDLNVAVRASMTYPFFISPIDVDGKLLFDGGLYNNFPAAEMYHEFNPDFIIGSNVSYNEAPPTDDNLMSQIKNMFSSHSSYTLPCDEGLIIVPELGDIGTFDFDRIDEAIEIGYQTTLQKIDSIKMYIERRAKVQDLNQSREKFNARKKELAITNVEVCGLNNDQGSYVQGKMIRANKEDSVDFETLKIRYLRLYQTEPVLSLFPTVKIHDNGDQTLKLTIRKEKPFRAAFGGHYSSRPVNTGFLSLSYSDFRLTPLTIYANTYFGKFYGSVNTGLKFYLPSRMTSYLEPQFIMNRWDYFKSFSTFFEDVKPSYIVQNETFWRINYNMATSGRSKLRLDFTNGLNEDTYYQTDQFTKADTADYTSLLYYSPGFEFTLNSLNRKQFASAGMKLNILFRYVHAIERTTPGSTAPAGNDQYGAATIRNWAYLNVNYQTYFMHRGIYRLGIYLEGHYSLQPFFQNYTASILSAYPFQPIPDSRTGYYDDFRSNKFLAGGLMHVFTIKDMVDLRVEAYVLQHIERILDENGEAVYGNLFQDRFGIASVSLIYHSIIGPIRASLTYFDSKTQLNPLSFQVSYGYVLFNRNALR encoded by the coding sequence ATGAAAAAAATTGGTCTTCTTCTGGTATTCACTTTTGTGGTAATTCAACTGTCAGCGCAGCGGGTTGGATTGGTATTAAGCGGAGGCGGTGCAACCGGCTTTGCCCATATTGGGGTAATAAAGGCTTTAGAAGAAAATGAAATTCCAATTGATTTTATTACCGGTACTTCGGCCGGGGCTCTGGTTGGTGGTTTATATGCAGCCGGCTATACTCCGGCACAAATGGAAGCCATTGTGTTGAGTGAAACTTTTCAACTCATGTCTTCAGGTCAGATTGAAGAAAAATTCAAGTACTATATTGAACAACCTGAACCTGATGCAGAGCTTATGTCGTTTAGGTTTGCAAAAGATTCTGTTTTTCAAAAATCACTGCCAACCAATTTGCTCAACCCAACTTATTTAGATTTGGAATTACTCCGTTTGTTAGGCAACATTCCGGCACCTGCGCTTGAAACTTTTGATAGTTTGTTTATTCCTTTCAGATGCAATGCTTCAGATATTGTTACAAAAAAATCTGTGCTTTTTAAAAGAGGAGATTTGAATGTTGCCGTTCGTGCATCCATGACGTATCCATTTTTTATTTCTCCAATTGATGTGGATGGTAAATTATTATTTGACGGTGGATTGTACAACAATTTTCCCGCGGCAGAAATGTACCATGAATTCAATCCTGATTTCATTATTGGAAGCAATGTCTCTTACAATGAAGCACCGCCAACTGATGATAATCTCATGTCACAAATCAAGAATATGTTTTCATCTCACTCAAGCTATACCTTGCCATGTGATGAAGGGCTCATCATCGTTCCTGAACTTGGAGATATTGGCACCTTTGATTTTGACCGCATTGATGAGGCAATTGAAATTGGTTATCAAACAACACTTCAAAAGATTGATTCTATTAAAATGTATATTGAGCGAAGAGCAAAAGTTCAGGATTTAAATCAGTCAAGAGAAAAATTTAATGCCAGAAAAAAAGAATTGGCGATTACAAACGTTGAAGTTTGTGGATTGAATAATGATCAGGGAAGTTACGTGCAGGGCAAAATGATACGCGCAAACAAAGAAGATTCAGTTGATTTTGAAACACTGAAAATCCGGTATCTCAGACTATATCAAACTGAACCTGTTTTGTCTTTATTCCCAACTGTGAAAATACATGACAACGGAGATCAGACATTAAAATTAACCATTAGAAAAGAGAAACCTTTTCGAGCTGCGTTTGGTGGTCATTATTCTTCTCGCCCTGTGAACACCGGTTTTCTAAGTCTTAGTTATTCAGATTTCCGCTTAACTCCATTAACCATTTATGCAAATACCTATTTTGGAAAATTTTATGGTTCTGTAAATACGGGTTTAAAATTTTATTTGCCATCACGAATGACATCTTATCTTGAGCCACAATTTATCATGAACCGTTGGGATTATTTCAAAAGTTTTTCTACTTTTTTTGAAGATGTGAAACCATCGTATATTGTGCAGAATGAAACGTTCTGGCGTATAAATTACAATATGGCAACTTCAGGTCGCAGTAAATTGCGTTTGGATTTTACGAATGGATTGAATGAAGATACCTATTACCAAACTGATCAATTCACCAAAGCAGACACAGCAGATTATACTTCATTACTGTATTATTCTCCGGGATTTGAGTTCACATTAAATTCTTTAAACCGAAAACAATTTGCATCAGCCGGCATGAAACTAAATATTCTATTCAGGTATGTTCATGCAATAGAACGAACAACACCTGGCTCAACAGCGCCGGCAGGCAATGATCAATACGGGGCTGCAACCATACGCAACTGGGCGTATTTGAATGTTAATTACCAAACTTATTTTATGCACCGGGGAATTTATCGTTTGGGTATTTACCTTGAAGGACATTATTCGCTTCAACCTTTTTTTCAGAATTACACTGCTAGTATTCTCTCTGCTTATCCTTTTCAACCAATACCTGATTCACGCACCGGTTATTATGATGATTTCAGATCTAATAAATTTTTAGCCGGTGGACTCATGCATGTTTTTACAATTAAGGACATGGTTGATTTGCGTGTTGAAGCATACGTTTTACAACACATTGAGCGTATTTTAGATGAAAATGGAGAAGCGGTGTATGGTAATTTATTTCAAGACAGATTTGGTATAGCCAGTGTGTCGCTAATCTATCATTCTATCATTGGTCCAATAAGAGCATCCTTGACTTATTTTGACAGTAAAACTCAGTTGAATCCACTTTCTTTTCAAGTGAGTTATGGTTATGTTTTATTCAATCGCAATGCGCTGAGATAA
- a CDS encoding formate/nitrite transporter family protein, producing the protein MKVTSSQNENQTNGHDAYAPAEIAQRVEKLGIAKTNYPSLTVFILAVLAGAFISMGALFYLFVVSDPTLGFGVTRLLGGLAFSLGLILVIIAGAELFTGNNLIAMAWVSGKISAAAVLKNWLLVYAGNVVGCLISVWLVVMTDLGTMNDGAIAETSLAIASAKCSMSFLAAFARAVLCNALVCIAVWLAMGGHSVTDKILAIIFPVTAFVTIGLEHSIANWFFLPLGYLYQSSGSIQFESMSMNFLATTLGNIIGGTFLVSSVYWLAYIRPSRQKK; encoded by the coding sequence ATGAAAGTTACTTCAAGTCAAAATGAAAATCAAACAAACGGGCATGATGCGTATGCTCCGGCAGAAATTGCGCAGCGTGTGGAAAAACTGGGAATTGCAAAAACAAATTATCCAAGTCTAACCGTTTTTATTTTGGCCGTGCTGGCAGGTGCATTTATTTCAATGGGTGCTTTGTTTTATCTTTTTGTTGTCTCAGATCCTACACTTGGTTTTGGTGTCACACGCTTACTTGGTGGTTTGGCATTTTCTTTGGGTTTGATATTAGTAATTATTGCAGGTGCAGAACTTTTTACCGGAAATAACCTGATTGCTATGGCATGGGTTAGTGGAAAAATAAGTGCAGCAGCAGTTTTGAAAAATTGGCTTTTAGTTTACGCCGGTAACGTGGTAGGTTGCCTTATATCTGTTTGGTTGGTGGTGATGACTGATCTCGGAACCATGAACGATGGAGCCATTGCTGAAACAAGTCTTGCAATCGCATCTGCAAAATGTTCCATGAGTTTTTTAGCTGCCTTTGCCCGTGCTGTTTTGTGTAATGCTCTAGTGTGCATTGCGGTTTGGCTTGCAATGGGAGGCCATAGCGTAACAGATAAAATTCTGGCAATTATTTTTCCGGTTACTGCTTTTGTAACAATTGGTTTGGAGCATTCTATTGCAAATTGGTTTTTTTTACCGCTGGGTTATCTTTATCAATCTTCAGGCAGTATTCAATTTGAATCCATGTCCATGAATTTTCTGGCAACAACTCTTGGAAATATTATTGGTGGAACATTTTTGGTTTCTTCTGTTTATTGGTTGGCGTATATCAGACCTTCCCGACAAAAAAAATAA
- a CDS encoding M1 family metallopeptidase, translating to MNAKSSLLFLMFSASGLYAQDKFAQLYDEFATPNVYRNAAGAPGPQYYQQQANYVMKIKLDDETQRIYGEETITYINNSPDPLSYLWVQLDQNIQQPNSDRNLTETGDIESLANPWSLKGQIKSMEFDGGYKDIKVTNVDGTVLPFTIVGTMMRVDLSKPLLNGGSFSFNVSWWFNINNRMELGGRSGYEYFPEEGNYIYTMAQFFPRMCVYNDVEGWQNKQFLGAGEFTLPFGDYDVQITVPEDHVIGATGELQNGAKILSKEQQERWKQAQTSEEPVFIVTPDEAAANEKDKLKGTKTWHFKATNVRDFAFASSRKFMWDAMVVKQDSKNVMAMSYYPKEGNPLWEKYSTRIVAQTLKTYSKHTFDYPYPVAISVHAASIGMEYPMICFNGGRPNEDGTYSERTKYGMMSVIIHEVGHNYFPMIINSDERQWTWMDEGLNTFLQYLTEQEWQRDYPSRRGPAHLIVDYMNGTNTNQVPIMTNSEQLVQFGNNAYGKPATALNILRETIIGRELFDFAFKTYATRWMFKHPTPEDFFRTMEDASGIDLDWFWRGWFYTTDYVDISVNSVKWFQLNTHNPEVEKDFEKEVDQLENKNISEIRNKEDIVQTENEKNPSLNDQYISSDPFAVTEEDKENYEKFVNELSEDDKALLNAGYQFYQIDFENKGGLVMPLILEFTFTDGTKEIVRIPAEVWRYNNYNISKVFIFKKELQSVALDPYLETADCDVENNNWPRKSVPSRFDAYKEKAWNGKW from the coding sequence ATGAATGCAAAATCAAGTTTATTATTCCTGATGTTTAGCGCAAGCGGATTATATGCACAGGATAAATTTGCCCAGTTATATGATGAGTTTGCGACGCCCAATGTATATCGTAACGCAGCAGGAGCGCCGGGTCCTCAATATTATCAGCAACAGGCCAACTATGTGATGAAAATTAAGTTGGATGATGAGACACAACGGATTTATGGTGAAGAAACGATTACCTACATCAATAATTCACCTGATCCCCTATCCTACCTTTGGGTTCAGTTAGACCAAAATATTCAGCAACCAAATTCAGACCGCAACCTGACAGAAACCGGAGACATTGAATCACTCGCCAATCCATGGTCATTAAAAGGACAAATCAAATCAATGGAATTTGACGGCGGATATAAAGATATCAAGGTGACCAATGTTGACGGAACAGTTTTGCCTTTTACTATTGTTGGCACCATGATGCGTGTTGATTTGAGCAAACCACTTTTGAATGGAGGCAGTTTTAGCTTCAATGTATCATGGTGGTTCAACATCAATAATCGCATGGAATTGGGAGGCAGATCAGGCTATGAATATTTTCCTGAAGAGGGGAATTATATTTACACGATGGCACAATTTTTTCCGCGCATGTGTGTGTACAATGATGTTGAAGGATGGCAAAACAAACAATTTTTAGGTGCCGGTGAATTTACTTTACCTTTTGGTGATTATGATGTTCAAATAACGGTGCCTGAAGATCACGTCATTGGTGCAACCGGTGAATTGCAGAACGGAGCTAAAATACTGAGCAAAGAACAACAAGAAAGATGGAAACAAGCACAAACTTCAGAAGAACCTGTATTCATTGTAACGCCGGACGAAGCAGCAGCCAACGAAAAAGACAAATTAAAAGGAACTAAAACCTGGCATTTTAAGGCAACCAACGTACGTGATTTTGCTTTTGCATCATCCAGAAAATTTATGTGGGATGCCATGGTTGTAAAACAAGATTCAAAAAATGTGATGGCCATGTCCTATTATCCGAAAGAAGGAAATCCACTTTGGGAAAAATACTCAACACGCATCGTGGCGCAAACATTAAAAACTTATTCAAAACATACGTTTGACTACCCGTATCCGGTGGCTATTTCAGTTCATGCTGCGTCCATTGGAATGGAATATCCAATGATTTGTTTTAACGGAGGAAGGCCGAATGAAGATGGTACCTATAGTGAACGTACCAAGTATGGGATGATGTCAGTAATCATTCATGAAGTTGGTCACAATTATTTTCCAATGATTATCAACTCAGACGAACGCCAATGGACTTGGATGGACGAAGGACTGAATACCTTTTTACAATATCTCACTGAACAAGAATGGCAACGAGATTATCCTTCAAGACGCGGCCCGGCTCACTTGATAGTTGACTATATGAATGGAACAAACACAAACCAGGTACCTATTATGACTAACTCAGAACAATTGGTGCAGTTTGGAAATAATGCCTATGGAAAACCTGCAACCGCGCTGAATATTCTGCGAGAAACTATTATTGGTAGAGAACTTTTTGATTTTGCATTTAAAACGTATGCAACCCGTTGGATGTTCAAACATCCGACACCGGAAGATTTTTTCAGAACCATGGAAGATGCCAGTGGAATTGACTTGGATTGGTTTTGGCGTGGTTGGTTTTATACAACTGATTATGTAGATATTTCTGTCAATTCTGTTAAGTGGTTTCAGTTGAATACGCATAATCCTGAAGTTGAAAAAGATTTTGAAAAAGAAGTTGATCAATTAGAAAACAAAAATATTTCTGAAATCAGAAATAAAGAAGACATCGTTCAAACTGAGAATGAAAAAAATCCATCACTGAATGATCAATATATCTCATCTGACCCGTTTGCTGTCACAGAAGAAGATAAAGAGAACTATGAAAAATTTGTGAATGAACTCAGTGAAGATGATAAAGCTTTATTGAATGCAGGATACCAGTTTTATCAGATAGATTTTGAAAACAAAGGCGGATTGGTAATGCCGCTGATACTAGAATTCACGTTTACAGATGGCACAAAAGAAATTGTGCGAATACCGGCAGAAGTATGGAGATATAATAATTACAACATTTCAAAAGTTTTTATTTTCAAAAAAGAATTGCAATCAGTTGCTTTGGATCCATATCTTGAAACAGCAGATTGTGATGTTGAGAACAATAACTGGCCACGCAAATCTGTGCCATCACGTTTTGATGCATACAAAGAGAAGGCTTGGAACGGGAAGTGGTAG
- a CDS encoding DUF1573 domain-containing protein produces the protein MRLCFSVVIVLFSSSLSFGQIMIDEPVKELGDIFESQGKITAYFDLVNPYRADTIHILNIETSCGCTAILTQDTVIYPGRTLKLEVSYDPQGRPGLFVKSIAVETRTGKNSLSTLYLKISGNVISETQAINPQNTTLLEYKVAPIYFYAITAFDTSYLDFSYVIPFVNDLTYEIDYYQFTTIGFEIGVADKKYIEDIEITLNFIRKKLLREFKQRGYFLNTVFFDEPIFKIEELPVWSTASIKVYSSNFNNEGIEESHILVSSDQSVEAIDLVLDYQRFVMPEYEEILNEVNFEKLEGKLFMNGQLDLRGIILTPSHINDEERVEIVNELTNLIYKKLKKSSGVSKADIRFDFDSTGVHPENKYRFVLWDRDDEKDFQQIQFIVKDDQLTPPLLPTYKQSLLTRTTIDTTSQDFIRFWSNLCMNYQAGFEIEVLMELSISKIPRQESDDNLQLARKRAKEISDFLSGKFLRETGGSIRFIIKPVVHGPEYSADLKKLVNYAQYEYVNLVPTTHKNGNDKELNPHPYQVNFDYYFNGVDTSSWLFDKFARYLAEAVEQDGYVELRLESSISRVPIEHDLPNNYLVYRRAHESEQRLRKYMNTKLIDENRVIFTEHRYLTQGPEYDGTIPILEYRIFQYVKIVPQKYLTQE, from the coding sequence ATGCGTTTATGCTTCTCTGTGGTGATTGTTTTATTTTCATCCTCACTTTCGTTTGGACAAATTATGATTGACGAACCGGTTAAAGAGCTGGGAGACATTTTTGAAAGTCAGGGAAAAATTACTGCATATTTTGATTTGGTTAACCCTTACCGGGCAGATACTATTCATATTTTGAATATTGAAACATCATGCGGATGCACGGCAATTCTTACTCAAGACACGGTAATATATCCCGGACGAACACTCAAACTTGAAGTGAGTTATGATCCGCAAGGACGACCCGGCTTATTTGTAAAAAGTATTGCAGTTGAAACCCGCACCGGAAAAAATTCTTTATCTACCCTTTATCTGAAAATATCAGGGAATGTAATTTCAGAAACGCAGGCAATCAATCCACAAAACACCACCTTGCTTGAATATAAAGTTGCGCCCATTTATTTTTACGCAATTACTGCATTTGACACGTCGTATCTTGACTTCAGTTATGTTATTCCATTTGTCAATGATCTCACGTATGAAATAGATTATTACCAATTCACCACCATTGGTTTTGAAATTGGTGTAGCAGACAAAAAATATATTGAAGATATTGAAATCACGCTCAACTTTATTCGCAAAAAATTACTCAGAGAATTCAAGCAGCGTGGCTATTTTTTAAATACCGTCTTTTTTGATGAGCCTATCTTTAAAATTGAAGAATTGCCTGTATGGTCTACCGCCAGCATCAAAGTATATTCTTCTAATTTCAATAATGAAGGAATTGAAGAAAGTCATATTTTGGTTAGCTCTGATCAATCTGTTGAAGCCATTGATTTGGTATTAGATTATCAGCGATTTGTAATGCCCGAATATGAAGAAATTTTGAATGAAGTAAATTTTGAAAAATTAGAAGGCAAATTGTTCATGAACGGACAACTTGATTTGAGGGGAATAATACTGACACCTTCACACATCAACGATGAAGAGCGTGTTGAAATAGTAAATGAACTGACAAATCTTATTTATAAAAAGCTCAAAAAATCAAGCGGTGTTTCAAAAGCTGATATTCGTTTTGATTTTGATTCAACGGGAGTGCATCCTGAAAATAAATACCGGTTTGTTTTGTGGGATAGAGATGATGAAAAAGATTTTCAGCAAATTCAATTTATTGTAAAAGATGATCAACTGACCCCTCCTTTGCTGCCGACATATAAACAATCATTGCTCACGCGCACAACAATTGATACTACTAGTCAGGATTTTATCCGTTTTTGGTCAAATCTATGCATGAATTATCAGGCAGGCTTTGAAATTGAAGTGTTAATGGAATTGTCTATCTCAAAAATACCACGACAAGAAAGTGATGATAATTTGCAATTAGCCAGAAAAAGAGCCAAAGAAATCAGTGATTTTTTAAGTGGAAAATTCTTGCGTGAAACAGGTGGAAGTATTCGGTTCATCATCAAACCGGTAGTGCATGGACCTGAATATTCAGCTGACTTGAAAAAATTAGTCAACTACGCACAATATGAATATGTTAATCTGGTGCCAACCACCCATAAAAACGGCAATGACAAAGAACTTAACCCTCACCCTTATCAAGTAAACTTTGATTACTATTTTAATGGAGTTGACACTTCATCTTGGTTATTTGACAAATTTGCCCGCTACCTTGCAGAGGCTGTTGAACAAGATGGATATGTTGAGTTGCGCCTTGAATCAAGCATCTCACGCGTACCCATTGAACATGACCTGCCAAATAATTACCTTGTTTACCGACGGGCGCATGAAAGTGAACAACGGCTCAGAAAATACATGAACACCAAACTTATTGATGAAAACCGTGTTATCTTTACTGAACACAGATATCTGACCCAAGGACCGGAATATGATGGAACTATTCCCATTTTGGAATACAGAATTTTTCAATACGTGAAAATTGTACCGCAAAAATATCTTACACAAGAATGA